In the genome of Raphanus sativus cultivar WK10039 chromosome 4, ASM80110v3, whole genome shotgun sequence, one region contains:
- the LOC108851995 gene encoding ferredoxin-thioredoxin reductase catalytic chain, chloroplastic — MNPQAVSCSFGFVSAPLVSPRRTSRFVIHAKSEPSEKSVEIMRKFSEQYARRSGTYFCVDKGVTSVVIKGLAEHKDSYGAPLCPCRHYDDKAAEVGQGFWNCPCVPMRERKECHCMLFLTPDNDFAGKDQTITSEEIKETTAHM; from the exons ATGAATCCTCAAGCTGTTTCGTGTAGCTTCGGCTTCGTTTCTGCTCCACTTGTCTCTCCCAGAAGAACATCCCGATTTGTTATCCACGCCAAGT CGGAACCATCGGAGAAATCAGTGGAGATAATGAGGAAGTTCTCGGAGCAGTACGCTCGTCGCTCTGGGACTTACTTCTGTGTTGACAAAGGTGTTACTTCTGTCGTCATCAAG GGTTTGGCTGAGCATAAAGATTCGTACGGTGCACCGCTTTGTCCTTGCAG aCATTATGATGATAAAGCTGCTGAGGTTGGACAGGGCTTTTGGAACTGTCCTTGTGTTCCCATGAGAGAGAG GAAGGAGTGCCATTGTATGCTTTTCTTAACTCCTGACAATGATTTCGCTGGGAAAGATCAG ACTATTACCTCAGAGGAAATCAAAGAAACAACAGCTCACATGTGA
- the LOC108850652 gene encoding agamous-like MADS-box protein AGL75 → MRPPLSSSCSKSSPSSSYSLAATSLNSRLLTIFKKAQELTTLCDIEACVIHYGPDGELRTWPENRDKVRDLALRYIQLDQAKRRKKSLNLYEFLNKNKKTTKMTNNFKKRAQKKNVEELKYPISDHYSVDQINQLIQSLELSYSTLQERRRFLAAKKQKESLNPSQLTPLPQESGLTNQELCVYDQNNNNNFQHLCVSAAQESGLHYQLMPYGGGYYDQNMFVGNNVQDPCVSSIHDYSVFPLELQESVSNYGLNQLMQHELYGFDQDQNMCMSDITNNFNVVDPFLSNMLPDDFCFDFQDTSGGNMVGNPSFSQDFNLDMSSSYVDEKNRLLQESTLPSL, encoded by the coding sequence ATGCGACCACCTCTTTCTTCCTCTTGTTCCAAAtcgtctccttcttcttcttattcactCGCTGCAACGAGTTTGAACAGCAGACTCTTGACGATATTCAAGAAAGCTCAGGAGCTTACAACTCTCTGTGATATCGAAGCCTGCGTCATTCATTACGGACCAGACGGAGAGCTGAGGACATGGCCCGAGAACAGAGACAAAGTGAGAGACTTGGCTCTCCGCTACATCCAGTTAGACCAAGCCAAGAGACGCAAGAAAAGCCTCAATCTTTACGAGTTCCTCAACAAGAATAAGAAGACGACGAAGATGACCAACAATTTCAAGAAGAGGGCCCAGAAGAAGAATGTTGAAGAATTGAAGTACCCAATCTCCGATCATTACTCTGTCGATCAAATCAACCAACTCATTCAGTCCTTGGAACTAAGTTACTCTACTCTGCAAGAACGGCGTCGTTTTCTTGCGGCAAAGAAACAGAAGGAATCTTTGAACCCTAGCCAGCTCACACCGTTACCACAAGAGTCTGGGTTGACAAATCAGGAGCTCTGTGTTTATGAtcagaacaacaacaacaactttcAACATCTTTGCGTTTCAGCGGCACAAGAATCTGGGTTACATTATCAGTTGATGCCTTATGGTGGTGGTTATTATGATCAGAACATGTTTGTGGGTAACAACGTTCAAGATCCTTGCGTATCAAGCATACATGATTACTCAGTGTTCCCACTAGAGCTGCAAGAATCTGTGAGTAACTACGGTTTGAATCAGTTGATGCAGCATGAGCTTTATGGCTTTGATCAGGATCAGAACATGTGTATGAGTGATATTACCAACAACTTCAACGTTGTAGATCCGTTTCTCTCAAACATGCTTCCAGATGACTTCTGCTTCGATTTTCAGGACACTTCTGGTGGTAATATGGTCGGTAACCCTAGCTTCTCTCAAGATTTTAATCTCGATATGTCTTCAAGCTATGTTGATGAGAAGAACAGACTGCTTCAGGAATCTACTCTACCATCTCTCTAG
- the LOC108852371 gene encoding heat stress transcription factor A-6a has translation MVRKLPTRSSSSFFLQLYQVVNDRSSDPIISWSKSNNHSFVVWDLKKLHILLKSSSVLGRTLTAFWVKLSSNGFRSVEKGPGVFEFEHDDFARGPLMKKMMVKPLSERIETEKMMVKALSERIERFDAQIKIIKCRLKAKKASLNVETLFQNLRI, from the coding sequence ATGGTTCGCAAACTACCAACgagatcttcttcttcgttcttCCTCCAGTTATATCAGGTCGTCAATGACCGTTCGTCTGATCCGATCATCTCTTGGAGCAAAAGCAACAACCACAGTTTCGTCGTTTGGGACTTGAAAAAGCTTCACATTCTTCTCAAATCCTCCTCTGTATTGGGCAGAACCTTAACAGCGTTTTGGGTAAAATTGAGCTCTAATGGCTTTCGAAGTGTAGAAAAAGGTCCTGGGGTGTTTGAGTTTGAACATGATGATTTCGCCAGAGGCCctctgatgaagaagatgatggtcAAACCCTTGTCGGAGAGGATTGAGACAGagaagatgatggtcaaagccTTGTCGGAGAGGATTGAGAGGTTCGATGCTCAAATCAAAATCATAAAGTGTAGACTCAAAGCCAAGAAAGCTTCCCTCAATGTTGAGACTCTCTTTCAAAACTTACGTATCTGA